CCCAGGAAAAGTTCGTCGTGGCTGGAGAAGGTCCCCTCTTAAAGAAACTAATGAAGGAAAGTCCCAAGAACGTAAAATTCTTAGGGTACAAACCCAGCGAGGATGTTTTGAGTAAAGCAAAGGTTTTGATCCTACCCTCTAAGAGAGAGGGCTTCGGTTTGGTTATCCTTGAAGCTAACTCCTTTAAGGTTCCATCCCTTGGGAGGAGGGTAGGTGGGATAAGGGAGATAATAAGGGATGGGAAGAACGGTTATACGTTCTCAGCCCTTGATGAGGCGTACGAATATTTAAAAGAGCTCCTGAACCCTAAGAAGGGGAGGAAAGCTGGGGCGATCTCTTACAGGATTTCAAGGTTCTACAGCATGGAGGAGTCATGCAAGAGGATCCTTAAGGTCTACGAGGAGGTGGTGGGATGACGATAATAATAAACATGAGATCCGGGGTTGACGAGGTTAAGCTTAGGATAGCTGCTAAGCTAATAAGGGAGGGTAAGCTGGTGGCTTTTCCCACGGAAACAGTCTATGGCCTAGGAGCTGACGCCTTGAACGAGAGAGCTGTAAGGAGGATATTCGAAGCCAAGGGAAGGCCAGCAGATAACCCATTGATACTTCACATAGCTAAATTCTCCCAGGTTTACGAGCTGGCTAGAGAAGTTCCCGAGGAAGCTAAGGTTTTGGTTGAGAGGTTTTGGCCCGGCCCATTAACGATAGTCCTCCCAAGGAAGGATGTAGTTCCAGACGTAACTACAGGAGGTTTAGATACTGTCGCGATAAGGATGCCCGCTAATGAGATAGCCTTAAAGCTAATAGAGCTCAGCGGAAAGCCCATAGCTGCTCCCTCAGCAAACATAAGCGGAAAACCTAGCCCCACTTCAGCGGAGCACGTTGCAGATGACTTCTACGGGAAGATAGAGTGCATAATAGATGGGGGGGAGACTAGGATAGGCGTTGAATCGACGGTTATCGATCTAACCGAGCACCCTCCAGTGCTTTTAAGGCCTGGAGGCTTACCCTTAGAAGAGATCGAGAAGGTCATTGGGAAAGTTAGGATTCACCCAGCGGTATTTGGGAAGAAGGTTGACACACCAAAATCCCCGGGGATGAAGTACAAGCACTACGCACCCAATGCGGAGGTTATAGTCGTTGAAGGTCCCAGGGAAAAAGTCAAGGGAAAAATTACCGAGCTAGTTAAGGAGTTAAAGGAGAGGGGAAAGAAAGTTGGGGTGATCGGTTCAGAAAGCTATAACGCTGACGAGTTCTTCTTCCTGGGTAGCAGCGTTGAGGAAGTGGCAAAAAACCTGTTCAAGGCTTTGAGGTACATGGATAAAGCTGGAGTTGACGTTGTGATAGCTGAGGGGGTTGAGGAGAGGGGGTTGGGCTTAGCCGTAATGAACAGGCTAAGGAAGGCCTCGGGCTATAAGATCGTCAAGGCTTAAATATTCGGAACGTGATTATTATAATCATGATCCGAAAATTTGTCAACAGGAAGAGGGAGCTTGAAACGCTTGAGAAGCTCTACGAGAAGGGAGCTAACCTAGTGGTGATCTATGGAAGGAGGAGGGTTGGAAAGACAGCGCTTCTGAGGAAGTTCCTTGAGGAGAAAAGGGGGATCTACTTCCTCTGCTCCAGAAGGGGGTATGAGAAGGATTTGAAGAGGTTCTCACAGGAGTTAAGTAAATTCTTCGGAATCCCCTTAAGCTTCGAGGATTTTGAAGATGCTTTCGAGTTCCTCTCAAAGCAGGGAAAACTCGTGGTAGTCATTGATGAGTTTCCCTACCTGATAGAATCTTACAAACCGGTAGTTTCAGTTTTCCAGAGGATAGTCGATTTAGTGCTCGAGGGTTCAGAGGTTATGCTTATCCTCTGCGGGTCGAGCATTGGAATGATGGAAAAGGATGTGCTCGGCTATAAAGCTCCGCTCTACGGGAGGGCCCAGGGGATAATGAAAGTTAAACCGTTCCGATTCTTTGACATGGTAGAGTGGTATGGGAGGGATTTTGAGAAGCTTGTTAGACTCTATGGAGTGACTTGGGGAGTTCCTAGGTACATGGAGTTCTTCAGGGAGGGGAGCGATGAGGAGATAATAAGGAACTTCTTCGATCCCTCCTCCTTCCTCTTCAACGAGGCTAAGCTACTTTTAATGGAAGAGCTTAGGAATCCAGCAGTTTACGGAGAGATAATAGAAGCAATAGCCCTGGGAAACACTAGGCTGAGTGAGATAGCTAACTATTCAATGATCGACGCTAAGGATCTTCCGGCTTATCTAAAAACCCTCCAGGAGCTTGGAATAGTTAAGAGGATAACTCCAATAACGAAGAGGAACGCTAAGAGAGGGGTATACGTCATTGAGGATGAGTACTTCAGGTTCTACTACCGCTTCGTGAATCCCTATTACGAGGAGATAGAATCTCTGAATCCCGAGCCTGCTATAGAGGATTTCAGGAAGAACTTCAACTCCTACCTTGGCGAGACCTTTGAGAAGGTATCGAAAGAATTCCTCCTCGCAATTGGGGATTACCCAAAGATCGGGAAGTGGTGGTACAAAGGGGAAGAGATTGACCTGGTAGCTTTAAATGAAAGGGAGAAGAAAGCTCTCTTTGTGGAGGTCAAGTGGAGGGGGTTGAAGGAAAGGGAAGCTAAAAGAATTTTAAAGAGGTTAGAGAAGAAGAGCATGCTAATAAATCTCGATGGCTGGATTAAAGATTATGGTGTTATAGCTAGAAGGGTTGAAGGTAAGGAGTCGTTGAGGGATGAAGGATGGCTGGTTTGGGATCTTGAGGATTTTAATAGCTTAGTAGGTGATTAATATGTCGATAAGAAGAGAAATCTCTACCAGGGATCTCCTCAAAATATTAGGTGAAGAGTTTGAGAAGAGAATTAAGGAGACTCCAATCGAAAAGTATGAGGAGTATTATGTGAAGGCTAGAGAAGCGGAGTGGAAGCGCCTAAGAAGCTTTACGACATGAAGATACCGTACTGGGAAGCACTAAATCCCTGCAATGAATAGAATGGCTATTGAGAGCAAACCTTATATTATATACCATGTAAATTACATACGGTGTAAATTATATGCCATGTAAAAACTTCTTCACCACGAGGCCTATCATGGAGGAAGATTGTCTATGGGATAAAAGGAGGAAGATCGTTGACGATCTCTTTCGTACCGTTCTTAGGGGAAACATTGCAATTCTCCTGGGCCCAAGGCGAGTTGGAAAGACGAGCGTTGTTAACGTGATCTCTCAAAAGTTCGCAAAGAGGAGGAACCATCACTACATCTACTTTAACTTCTCTAGGTTCATCGGAGCTAGGGCTATCTCAATAGCGGATATAGAACCAAAAAGGACGTCTTTAAAGCTCATAACTACAAGCAAGAGCTACGTCATTTCATTGAAAGGAATATCCGTTGAAGTGAGAAAGACGAGCATCGAAGAGTTTACATCGGACTTCTCAACCTTAGTAAGGATATTATCCCAGAATTCTGAGAGGGGGCTCCTCATCTTTGACGAAGCCCAAGTGCTCGCTAGGTTAAAGAACTTGGACTTCCGCGGCCTTATACAGGAGATAACCGATAGCTATCCAAATATATCGATGATCTTCACCGGTTCAATGCCCGGGCTACTTATAGAGTACTTAAACCCAGGGCCAGATAAACCAAACTTTATGCGCGCTTCCGAAACCTTTACCCTCTCACGCTGGAACGTTGAAGAAGGATTGGAGTTTCTGAAGAAGGGCTTTGAAAGTTACGGCATTAGCGTAAGGAACGAACTTGAGCTTGAGAGAGCTGTAAAAGAACTGGGAGGGATTCCTGGTTTTATCTCTTACTATGGAATAACAGTGATTAACCTCGTGAGAAGTGGAGTTCCAGTAGAAAAGGCCCTTCCAAGGGCCCTGGAGGAGAGCAAGAGGTATGCCCTTGAAGAGTGGAAGAAGGATCTGGAAGCGTTCCTAAACGTCTACAACAGCCCGATTTACGTTGAGGTAATGAAGGTTCTGGCAAGTTCATACCCAACCGCTCTCAAGGGAGCGGAAGTTTACAGGAGGATGAATAGGGCACCAAAGAGGATCCAGCACATATACAAGTACCTCGACGTTCTGGAGAAGGTTGGCTTCATACGCTCAGAGGGAGGTAAGTACTGGATAGAGGATCCGATCCTTAGGGAGCTATTAACATAGCCCTGTCAAAAGGGTAAGCATTTTAAGGTACCCCTTTACTTACCCTTTGGTAAGGAGTATGCCGAGCGTTATAGTTGTAGGCGGTCAGTGGGGAGATGAAGGGAAGGGCTCAATAGTGGCTTACCTTTCTCTCCATGACGAGCCTGAGATAATAGCTAGGGGCGGCGTTGGAACGAACGCTGGTCACAGCGTGGTCATAAACGGGAAGAAGTATGCGGTAAGACAGATCCCGACTGGCTTCATGCAGACGAAAGCGAGGCTTTTGATTGGGGCCGGAGTTCTAGTCGATCCTGAGGTCTTCTTCCACGAGCTCGAGCAGTTGAAAGA
This Pyrococcus horikoshii OT3 DNA region includes the following protein-coding sequences:
- a CDS encoding L-threonylcarbamoyladenylate synthase, which codes for MTIIINMRSGVDEVKLRIAAKLIREGKLVAFPTETVYGLGADALNERAVRRIFEAKGRPADNPLILHIAKFSQVYELAREVPEEAKVLVERFWPGPLTIVLPRKDVVPDVTTGGLDTVAIRMPANEIALKLIELSGKPIAAPSANISGKPSPTSAEHVADDFYGKIECIIDGGETRIGVESTVIDLTEHPPVLLRPGGLPLEEIEKVIGKVRIHPAVFGKKVDTPKSPGMKYKHYAPNAEVIVVEGPREKVKGKITELVKELKERGKKVGVIGSESYNADEFFFLGSSVEEVAKNLFKALRYMDKAGVDVVIAEGVEERGLGLAVMNRLRKASGYKIVKA
- a CDS encoding ATP-binding protein, with protein sequence MIRKFVNRKRELETLEKLYEKGANLVVIYGRRRVGKTALLRKFLEEKRGIYFLCSRRGYEKDLKRFSQELSKFFGIPLSFEDFEDAFEFLSKQGKLVVVIDEFPYLIESYKPVVSVFQRIVDLVLEGSEVMLILCGSSIGMMEKDVLGYKAPLYGRAQGIMKVKPFRFFDMVEWYGRDFEKLVRLYGVTWGVPRYMEFFREGSDEEIIRNFFDPSSFLFNEAKLLLMEELRNPAVYGEIIEAIALGNTRLSEIANYSMIDAKDLPAYLKTLQELGIVKRITPITKRNAKRGVYVIEDEYFRFYYRFVNPYYEEIESLNPEPAIEDFRKNFNSYLGETFEKVSKEFLLAIGDYPKIGKWWYKGEEIDLVALNEREKKALFVEVKWRGLKEREAKRILKRLEKKSMLINLDGWIKDYGVIARRVEGKESLRDEGWLVWDLEDFNSLVGD
- a CDS encoding AAA family ATPase, producing MPCKNFFTTRPIMEEDCLWDKRRKIVDDLFRTVLRGNIAILLGPRRVGKTSVVNVISQKFAKRRNHHYIYFNFSRFIGARAISIADIEPKRTSLKLITTSKSYVISLKGISVEVRKTSIEEFTSDFSTLVRILSQNSERGLLIFDEAQVLARLKNLDFRGLIQEITDSYPNISMIFTGSMPGLLIEYLNPGPDKPNFMRASETFTLSRWNVEEGLEFLKKGFESYGISVRNELELERAVKELGGIPGFISYYGITVINLVRSGVPVEKALPRALEESKRYALEEWKKDLEAFLNVYNSPIYVEVMKVLASSYPTALKGAEVYRRMNRAPKRIQHIYKYLDVLEKVGFIRSEGGKYWIEDPILRELLT